The Nerophis ophidion isolate RoL-2023_Sa linkage group LG24, RoL_Noph_v1.0, whole genome shotgun sequence genome includes a region encoding these proteins:
- the fam241a gene encoding uncharacterized protein FAM241A isoform X1 produces the protein MSARRADLHEQPCSGDFSRLSPTLAGVSAAPSPGTPRMTGPDPQRDSSMRRAHEAMARETGAMTRETGAMARETGAMARETGAMTRETGAMSRETPPDDCVRMGTLFGMLNKCLRGMGFSQMYFGDKIVEPVVIVFFWLLLWFLGIQALGLVGTLCIIVIYIQD, from the exons ATGTCTGCCAGAAGAGCAGATCTACATGAACAACCTTGTTCAGGAGACTTCTCCAGACTGTCACCCACACTAGCAGGTGTGTCAGCAGCACCCAGCCCGGGTACACCCAG GATGACAGGACCAGACCCTCAGAGGGACTCCAGCATGAGGCGAGCACACGAAGCCATGGCCAGGGAGACGGGCGCCATGACCAGGGAGACGGGCGCCATGGCCAGGGAGACGGGCGCCATGGCCAGGGAGACGGGCGCCATGACCAGGGAGACGGGCGCCATGAGCAGGGAGACTCCCCCGGATGACTGTGTGCGAATGGGCACTCTGTTCGGGATGTTGAACAAGTGCCTGCGGGGGATGGGCTTCAGCCAGATGTACTTTGGGGACAAGATCGTGGAGCCGGTGGTCATCGTCTTCTTCTGGCTCCTGCTGTGGTTCCTGGGCATCCAGGCCCTGGGACTGGTGGGGACTCTGTGCATCATTGTCATTTACATCCAGGACTGA
- the fam241a gene encoding uncharacterized protein FAM241A isoform X2 translates to MTGPDPQRDSSMRRAHEAMARETGAMTRETGAMARETGAMARETGAMTRETGAMSRETPPDDCVRMGTLFGMLNKCLRGMGFSQMYFGDKIVEPVVIVFFWLLLWFLGIQALGLVGTLCIIVIYIQD, encoded by the coding sequence ATGACAGGACCAGACCCTCAGAGGGACTCCAGCATGAGGCGAGCACACGAAGCCATGGCCAGGGAGACGGGCGCCATGACCAGGGAGACGGGCGCCATGGCCAGGGAGACGGGCGCCATGGCCAGGGAGACGGGCGCCATGACCAGGGAGACGGGCGCCATGAGCAGGGAGACTCCCCCGGATGACTGTGTGCGAATGGGCACTCTGTTCGGGATGTTGAACAAGTGCCTGCGGGGGATGGGCTTCAGCCAGATGTACTTTGGGGACAAGATCGTGGAGCCGGTGGTCATCGTCTTCTTCTGGCTCCTGCTGTGGTTCCTGGGCATCCAGGCCCTGGGACTGGTGGGGACTCTGTGCATCATTGTCATTTACATCCAGGACTGA